Within the Pseudomonas fulva genome, the region GTGCACACGCATGGGAAGGCCGATCCCTATCGCCGCAAGGCGATCGTCGTGAGCCCGGAGACCGGCCTGAATCCTCTGTTTGGCAACCCGCGGTGGGCGGGCACGCGCCGATCGCTGCCTGCTCGTGCGGGCTGTCTCGCCGTGTCCTGCTGTGCCGTTTACCCCTGAGGTCTACGATCATGTCCAGCAGTGTCCTTTCTGATTCCAGCGCCTCTGCGCTCCCCCTGTCGCAACGTATCCTGCTCGCCGTTGGCAGCTGCGTGCTGGGCGCCGTGCTGATCTTCTTCGCCGGCTTCTCCGAGGTCGAAGCCCTGCACAACGCCGCTCACGATACCCGGCATAGCGCCGCGTTCCCCTGCCACTGAGGGCACCAGAATGATCAAGCGTATCGCCCGGACCGCCGGGTTCGCCGGCCTGCTCGCCGCCATCGTGCTGACCCTGCTGCAGAGCCTGTGGGTAACCCCTTTGATCCTGCAGGCGGAAGGCTTTGAGATCGCTGAGCCGGCAGTTATCGAACAGAGCCATGACGCCACCGCAGCCCACGACCATGGCGCGAGCGGCCATAGCCACGACGGCGAAGCCTGGGCCCCGGAAGACGGCTGGCAGCGCCTGTTATCCACAGGCCTGAGCAACCTGGTCGTCGCCGTCGGCTTCGCGCTGATGCTCGCCGGTCTGTTCACTCTGCGTGCCCCCGAGAAAACCTGGCATGGCCTGCTCTGGGGCCTGGCGGGTTTCGCCACCTTCGTACTGGCACCCTCCAGCGGCCTGCCGCCGGAACTGCCAGGCACTGCCGCGGCGGACCTGCTGCTGCGCCAGTACTGGTGGATCGGCACCGCGGCCTCGACCGCCGCCGGCCTGGCGCTGCTGGCATTCGGCGGCAACGGGATG harbors:
- a CDS encoding CbtB domain-containing protein — its product is MSSSVLSDSSASALPLSQRILLAVGSCVLGAVLIFFAGFSEVEALHNAAHDTRHSAAFPCH
- a CDS encoding CbtA family protein; this encodes MIKRIARTAGFAGLLAAIVLTLLQSLWVTPLILQAEGFEIAEPAVIEQSHDATAAHDHGASGHSHDGEAWAPEDGWQRLLSTGLSNLVVAVGFALMLAGLFTLRAPEKTWHGLLWGLAGFATFVLAPSSGLPPELPGTAAADLLLRQYWWIGTAASTAAGLALLAFGGNGMLRILGVAILALPHLLGAPQPEAHESLAPEALEHQFILASLLTNAVFWAALGLTAAWFHGPGRQPQ